The proteins below are encoded in one region of Mycobacterium botniense:
- a CDS encoding amidohydrolase family protein: MKMDDFVLVSVDDHLVEPPDMFKGHIPAKYKDDVPKLVKREDGTDAWVFEGQEATNVGLNAVAGRPPDEYGAEPTKLSEIREGCYNIHQRIRDMNANGVVAAMNFPSYPQFCGQYFARARDKDLALAVLRAYNDWHIDEWCGTYPGRMIPLALPPIWDPHLMAEEVRRVAKKGCHAVTFSENPTKLGYPSLHDPHWDPFWAACSDENTVVCLHIGSSSSVVITSVDAPVDTMITLQPMSIVNAAADLVWSPTLRKFPDLIFALSEGGIGWIPYFLERIDRVYTMHRAWTHQNFGDKLPSQVFKERIVTCFIDDMFGIENRHKLNLDMITWECDYPHSDSTWPVAPETLAVYLDGVPDDEIDKITHLNAMRLFSFDLFQHIPREQATVKALRAQATDVDLGYRSSARLKKIGTDIVTVLDLASKLPSSG, translated from the coding sequence ATGAAAATGGATGATTTCGTCCTGGTCTCCGTCGACGACCACCTCGTCGAGCCGCCCGACATGTTCAAAGGCCACATCCCCGCCAAGTACAAGGACGACGTGCCCAAACTGGTCAAGAGAGAGGACGGCACCGATGCCTGGGTGTTCGAGGGACAAGAAGCCACCAACGTCGGGCTGAATGCGGTCGCGGGCCGTCCACCCGACGAATACGGTGCCGAGCCAACCAAACTCAGTGAGATTCGCGAAGGCTGCTACAACATCCACCAGCGTATCCGCGACATGAACGCCAACGGCGTCGTCGCGGCGATGAACTTCCCGTCGTACCCGCAGTTCTGCGGGCAGTACTTCGCCCGCGCTCGCGACAAGGATCTCGCGCTGGCGGTGCTGCGCGCGTACAACGACTGGCACATCGACGAGTGGTGCGGCACCTACCCGGGCCGCATGATCCCGCTGGCGCTGCCACCGATCTGGGATCCGCACCTGATGGCCGAGGAGGTGCGCCGGGTGGCCAAGAAAGGTTGCCACGCCGTCACGTTCTCCGAAAACCCCACCAAGCTCGGCTACCCGTCACTACACGATCCACACTGGGATCCGTTCTGGGCCGCCTGCAGCGACGAGAACACCGTCGTGTGCCTGCACATCGGCTCGTCCTCATCAGTGGTGATCACCTCGGTGGACGCCCCCGTCGACACCATGATCACGCTGCAGCCGATGAGCATCGTCAACGCGGCGGCCGATCTGGTGTGGTCGCCGACGCTGCGCAAGTTTCCTGATCTCATCTTCGCCCTGTCCGAGGGGGGTATCGGATGGATCCCCTACTTCCTGGAACGCATCGACCGCGTCTACACGATGCACCGCGCGTGGACACATCAGAACTTCGGTGACAAGTTGCCCAGCCAGGTGTTCAAGGAGCGCATCGTGACCTGCTTTATCGACGACATGTTCGGGATCGAGAACCGCCACAAGCTCAACCTGGACATGATCACCTGGGAGTGTGACTACCCGCACTCGGACTCGACATGGCCGGTCGCGCCCGAAACACTGGCCGTCTATCTCGACGGCGTGCCCGACGACGAGATCGACAAGATCACCCACCTGAACGCGATGCGCCTCTTTTCGTTCGACCTGTTCCAGCACATCCCCAGGGAGCAGGCCACCGTCAAAGCGTTGCGCGCCCAAGCCACCGA